The following proteins come from a genomic window of Nostoc sp. ATCC 53789:
- a CDS encoding cyclic nucleotide-binding domain-containing protein, with product MLTSVDRLLFVRRVPIFKELRDDFIVRLTSVMNELSFPANYTIFRQGEEGRSLYIVVSGRVKVHIGNKMLAEVEQGKYFGEMAVFDTQPRSATATTLEPCEFLELTQEQLYDAIEETPEIAVNIIRELSRLIRKLNDDMNLSNSR from the coding sequence ATGCTAACCAGTGTTGACCGTTTATTATTTGTCCGGCGAGTCCCGATTTTTAAGGAATTGCGGGATGATTTTATTGTGCGGCTCACTTCAGTGATGAACGAACTGTCATTTCCAGCTAATTACACCATCTTTCGCCAAGGAGAAGAAGGGCGATCGCTTTATATTGTCGTGTCAGGCCGGGTTAAGGTTCACATCGGCAATAAAATGCTTGCAGAGGTGGAACAGGGAAAATATTTTGGTGAGATGGCAGTATTTGATACTCAACCTCGTTCTGCCACTGCAACAACTTTGGAACCTTGCGAATTTTTAGAACTGACGCAAGAGCAATTGTATGATGCGATCGAAGAAACTCCTGAAATTGCGGTGAATATCATTCGTGAGTTATCCCGTTTGATTCGTAAGTTAAATGACGATATGAATTTATCGAACTCACGTTGA
- a CDS encoding cadmium resistance transporter, with protein MSWLISTLIIGISVAFATTFDDNLYLTAFFGKVNRSFRPKHIIIGEFLGFTTLVCASLPGFFGGLLIPSTWIGLLGLLPIAIGISNFISREEEGETVQAVSVELKSPVKSERQNKSLLATIRDPQTYRVSAVTIANGGNNIGIYVPLFASSNLPSLSVILCVCYFSIGVWCFLSYNLTRNPLMTPVLTRFGRKVFPFVLIYLGLSILIKSESYRLLPSLAMLSN; from the coding sequence ATGAGTTGGCTAATTAGTACATTAATTATTGGAATCTCTGTCGCTTTTGCCACCACCTTTGACGACAATTTATATTTGACAGCTTTTTTTGGAAAAGTCAATCGCAGCTTTCGTCCTAAGCATATTATTATCGGTGAATTTCTGGGATTTACTACCTTAGTATGCGCTAGTCTCCCTGGTTTCTTCGGTGGTCTTCTGATTCCTAGCACCTGGATTGGATTACTAGGTTTGCTTCCCATCGCCATTGGTATCAGCAATTTCATCAGTCGAGAAGAAGAAGGAGAAACAGTGCAAGCTGTGTCAGTTGAGTTAAAGTCTCCTGTCAAATCTGAACGCCAGAATAAATCATTATTAGCAACCATCCGCGATCCTCAAACCTACCGCGTTTCTGCTGTCACCATTGCCAATGGAGGAAACAACATTGGGATCTATGTACCTTTGTTTGCTAGTAGCAATCTTCCCAGTTTGAGTGTAATTTTGTGTGTTTGTTATTTCAGTATTGGAGTGTGGTGTTTCCTGTCTTACAACCTGACTCGTAATCCTCTGATGACTCCCGTTTTAACCCGCTTCGGCCGAAAAGTCTTCCCATTTGTCTTAATTTACCTGGGACTCTCTATCTTAATTAAAAGTGAATCATATCGACTGTTACCTAGTCTGGCAATGCTTTCTAATTAG
- a CDS encoding pentapeptide repeat-containing protein: MNQSNSKKLTRWIVTAVFLVLVAGFSLLDQQAVKAQTLTTSIPTESELAPITSPLTPPMESVTSPVIPPVTPPMESVTSPVIPPVVSVATNVRHLLQTNECVGCNLTGAMLKDANLQAANLEGANLQNADLERANLQQTNLKGANFQGADLGKVNLLGANLVGANLFDADLEKANLLGANLQMANLQGADLEKTNLTNANIQGINLMGVDLEDAIRPEGFTVQ; this comes from the coding sequence ATGAATCAATCAAATTCCAAAAAACTAACTCGGTGGATTGTAACAGCAGTATTTCTGGTACTTGTAGCAGGATTTTCGCTCCTTGACCAACAAGCAGTTAAAGCTCAAACACTAACAACATCCATACCTACTGAGTCTGAACTAGCTCCAATCACATCTCCACTTACACCGCCAATGGAGTCTGTAACTTCCCCAGTCATACCTCCGGTTACACCGCCAATGGAATCTGTAACTTCCCCAGTTATACCTCCAGTTGTATCTGTAGCAACCAATGTTAGACATTTATTACAAACTAATGAATGTGTTGGATGTAACCTAACTGGAGCAATGCTTAAGGATGCAAACCTGCAAGCGGCAAATTTGGAGGGTGCTAACTTACAAAATGCAGACTTAGAAAGGGCTAACCTACAGCAAACAAACTTAAAAGGGGCAAACTTTCAAGGAGCAGATTTAGGTAAGGTAAACCTTTTGGGAGCAAACCTTGTGGGAGCAAACCTATTTGATGCAGACTTAGAAAAAGCCAACTTGTTGGGAGCAAATCTGCAAATGGCTAACCTACAGGGCGCAGACTTGGAAAAGACAAATCTCACAAATGCAAACATCCAGGGGATTAACCTGATGGGGGTTGATTTGGAAGATGCGATCAGACCTGAAGGATTCACTGTTCAGTGA
- a CDS encoding DHH family phosphoesterase, with protein MPEQQQWTITATEQPPEWFIQAVKQHTPASSGIYAAQLLWQRGIKDNQQLTAFINYKAYQPASPFEFGQEMDLAIARLQHAYNAKEKIAIWGDFDADGITATSVLWDGLGQFFKQNTQLIYYIPNRLKESHGLNNQGIDNLAKQGCKLIVTCDTGSTNIEEIIYAKQLGIDVIVTDHHTLPTERPSVAAIINPRYFSREHQLFNLSGVAVAYKLVEALYKSLPNVAKHPLEDLLDLVAVGLIADLVQLSGDCRYLAQLGIQRLQEDFKQPPAARRRPGVGRLLELCQKSGDRPTDISFGLGPRINAVSRIQGDASFCVELLTSRDVKRCNELAEVTELANTRRKSLQKDVQAQVAQKLTQLDLSTTSVIVLEDAQWPAGVLGLVAGQVAQETGRPTILLSTEIAGEQGSRGAGGEITSLSNSELSTQHSALLLARGSARSVNSVDLYQLVKDQAHLLHRFGGHPFAAGLSLLVENIPLFTAAINQQLRQSLGSTTLTPTVQADLTVTVADLGKELFLELKVLEPCGMGNPVPKLLIQNCWFENAWHRNQQDWQGKKVQYIKTEFDIRDDSGRSAFPGLWWGHYKDELPIGRCDCIAELDYNTFKKRYEIRLIAVRPSVNSALNTQHSPLILDLRNQEYSQATANTTQDLALILEDCPTSWDNLRLWLRRCLAISRSASTLSNQQQLAIAWSKPNHQPPNQIWLTLVGIAKYLSRTNQPVTRVQLLEKIGISDQTLLVGIKALKHLGFTIKRQDNYLQFTWHPSDRAENLADEAVARFLAAVREEQFQQQYFADVPLSTIVAIANSDNYMSTNL; from the coding sequence ATGCCAGAACAACAGCAGTGGACTATAACAGCAACCGAACAACCCCCGGAGTGGTTCATCCAAGCGGTGAAACAGCATACACCCGCATCAAGTGGAATATATGCAGCACAATTGTTGTGGCAACGGGGAATTAAAGATAATCAACAATTAACAGCTTTTATTAACTATAAAGCTTATCAACCAGCGAGTCCCTTTGAGTTTGGGCAAGAAATGGACTTAGCGATCGCACGGTTGCAACATGCATATAACGCTAAAGAAAAAATAGCTATCTGGGGAGACTTTGATGCTGATGGGATTACCGCTACATCTGTACTTTGGGATGGATTAGGGCAATTTTTTAAACAAAATACTCAGTTAATTTACTATATTCCCAATCGCCTAAAAGAATCTCACGGTCTCAATAATCAAGGTATTGATAACTTAGCAAAACAAGGTTGTAAATTAATTGTTACTTGTGATACTGGCAGCACAAATATTGAGGAAATTATCTACGCAAAACAGCTAGGCATAGATGTAATAGTTACAGACCATCATACTTTACCAACTGAACGCCCATCCGTCGCAGCAATTATCAATCCCCGCTATTTTTCAAGGGAACATCAGTTATTTAATCTTTCTGGGGTAGCGGTAGCTTATAAGTTGGTGGAGGCACTATATAAAAGTCTGCCTAATGTTGCAAAACATCCGTTAGAGGATTTATTAGATTTAGTAGCAGTAGGATTAATTGCCGACTTAGTGCAGTTAAGTGGAGATTGTCGTTATTTGGCGCAATTGGGAATTCAACGACTACAAGAAGATTTTAAACAGCCACCAGCAGCGCGTCGTCGTCCGGGAGTGGGACGATTATTAGAATTGTGCCAGAAAAGTGGCGATCGCCCCACAGATATTTCCTTTGGTTTGGGCCCAAGAATTAACGCTGTTAGCCGCATCCAAGGTGATGCCAGTTTTTGCGTTGAATTATTAACCAGTCGAGATGTCAAACGTTGTAACGAATTAGCCGAAGTTACAGAACTCGCAAACACTAGGCGCAAATCTTTGCAAAAAGATGTACAAGCGCAAGTAGCACAAAAACTTACTCAATTAGACTTATCAACCACCAGCGTCATCGTCCTAGAAGATGCCCAATGGCCTGCGGGTGTATTGGGTTTAGTTGCTGGACAGGTAGCACAAGAAACAGGTCGTCCGACTATTTTGTTAAGTACAGAAATAGCAGGGGAGCAGGGGAGCAGGGGAGCAGGGGGAGAAATTACTTCTTTATCTAACTCAGAACTCAGCACTCAGCACTCAGCACTCTTATTAGCCCGTGGTTCCGCCCGTTCGGTGAATTCTGTAGATTTATACCAACTGGTAAAAGACCAAGCACATTTGTTACATCGCTTTGGGGGACATCCCTTTGCAGCAGGTTTGAGTTTGTTAGTAGAGAATATTCCTTTATTTACAGCAGCGATTAATCAGCAGCTGCGGCAATCTTTAGGTAGTACAACCCTAACGCCAACTGTGCAAGCAGACTTGACGGTGACAGTTGCAGACTTGGGAAAAGAGTTATTTTTAGAACTGAAAGTGCTAGAACCTTGTGGAATGGGTAATCCTGTTCCGAAGTTGCTAATTCAAAACTGCTGGTTTGAAAATGCTTGGCATCGCAATCAGCAGGATTGGCAAGGGAAAAAGGTACAGTACATTAAAACTGAGTTTGATATTCGGGATGATTCTGGCAGAAGTGCTTTTCCTGGCTTATGGTGGGGACATTACAAAGATGAATTGCCCATAGGAAGGTGTGATTGCATAGCTGAATTAGACTACAACACCTTTAAAAAACGTTATGAAATCAGATTAATTGCTGTGCGTCCCAGTGTTAACTCAGCACTTAACACTCAACACTCACCACTAATTTTAGACTTACGGAATCAGGAATACTCACAGGCTACGGCTAACACAACTCAAGACTTAGCGTTGATTCTTGAAGATTGTCCCACGAGTTGGGATAATTTACGCCTATGGTTGCGGCGATGTCTAGCCATAAGCCGTTCCGCGTCTACGCTTTCTAATCAACAACAATTAGCGATCGCTTGGTCTAAACCCAACCACCAACCACCCAATCAAATTTGGTTGACTCTTGTCGGAATTGCCAAATACCTCAGCCGCACAAATCAACCAGTTACGCGCGTCCAACTTTTAGAGAAAATCGGCATCAGCGATCAAACTTTACTTGTAGGAATTAAAGCCTTAAAACATTTAGGGTTCACAATCAAACGACAAGACAATTATTTACAATTTACCTGGCATCCGAGTGATAGGGCAGAAAACCTTGCTGATGAAGCGGTGGCAAGGTTTTTAGCTGCTGTCCGAGAAGAACAATTTCAGCAACAGTATTTTGCTGACGTGCCTTTATCTACTATTGTGGCGATCGCAAATTCCGACAATTATATGAGTACAAACCTTTAA
- a CDS encoding GNAT family N-acetyltransferase, translated as MSTFDETEAIYVRELGIDDIAPVYHLGEGLFTSDLYPYLYRTWDEWEVIGLYNTDPEYCLVAETDGELAGFILGTIITKASWTYGYILWLGVSPKYQRRGVADKLVDKVVARMIEDGARFMLVDTDPTNTSALKFFNRKGFGNTRQHIFLSMNLSKHEYYGRLIDYEHQKAERAGYKRSRPAIRARKADSVANEVVLNPLAGESQTTEDQSPI; from the coding sequence ATGTCAACTTTTGACGAAACTGAAGCCATTTATGTCCGCGAATTAGGAATTGATGACATTGCTCCCGTTTACCACTTGGGAGAAGGGTTATTTACCAGCGATTTATATCCTTATTTATACCGTACATGGGATGAATGGGAGGTGATTGGACTTTACAATACCGATCCTGAATATTGTCTTGTGGCCGAAACTGACGGGGAATTAGCAGGATTCATTTTGGGAACTATCATTACCAAAGCATCCTGGACTTATGGATACATTTTATGGTTGGGAGTTAGCCCGAAGTATCAGCGTCGGGGAGTAGCAGACAAATTGGTGGATAAAGTCGTCGCCCGAATGATTGAAGATGGCGCACGGTTTATGCTGGTAGATACCGATCCCACCAATACTTCAGCCTTAAAGTTTTTTAACCGCAAGGGTTTTGGTAATACTCGCCAGCATATTTTCTTGTCGATGAATTTAAGCAAGCATGAATATTATGGCAGATTGATTGATTATGAACACCAAAAAGCTGAAAGAGCAGGTTACAAGCGATCGCGTCCGGCAATTCGCGCCCGGAAAGCTGATAGCGTCGCCAATGAAGTAGTCCTTAATCCCCTAGCAGGTGAATCTCAAACAACCGAGGATCAATCCCCGATTTAA
- a CDS encoding PD-(D/E)XK nuclease family protein translates to MLLTPTQLLRLSQGQLNLLEACPRKFQHTYLEKLNSPSNPEQEERLTLGSRFHLLMQQREMGLPIDSFLQADAKLQSWMLGFADAAPEILTAASDNQTFRESEHYRTLQVQDYLLTVVYDLLIADNQQAQILDWKTYPKPPNKRELESNWQTRLYLYVLAETSDYSPENISMTYWFVQSEGKPQNIKFNYNTVQHTKIAKKLNQLLSQLTNWLEDYQNNQQFPQVAEGSKTCDYCQFAKRCERTQVPEEAVKDSLPNFDSIQEISLNPIH, encoded by the coding sequence ATGCTGTTAACTCCCACTCAACTACTGCGACTGTCTCAAGGACAACTCAACTTACTAGAAGCTTGTCCGCGTAAATTCCAACATACCTATTTAGAAAAACTCAATTCGCCCTCAAATCCAGAACAAGAAGAACGGCTAACTTTGGGTAGTCGTTTTCACTTGCTAATGCAGCAGCGAGAAATGGGTTTGCCAATTGACAGTTTTTTGCAAGCAGATGCTAAACTGCAAAGCTGGATGCTAGGTTTTGCTGATGCCGCACCTGAAATTTTAACGGCTGCATCTGATAATCAAACTTTCCGTGAAAGTGAACACTACCGCACCCTGCAAGTTCAAGATTATTTGCTGACGGTTGTCTATGATTTATTGATTGCAGATAACCAACAAGCGCAAATTCTAGACTGGAAAACTTATCCTAAACCACCCAATAAACGCGAGTTAGAATCCAACTGGCAAACACGGCTTTATCTCTATGTATTGGCAGAAACTAGCGATTATTCGCCAGAAAATATTTCCATGACTTACTGGTTTGTCCAATCTGAGGGTAAGCCGCAAAATATTAAATTTAATTACAATACTGTTCAACACACAAAAATAGCAAAGAAACTTAATCAACTGTTAAGTCAGTTAACTAATTGGTTGGAAGATTACCAAAATAATCAACAGTTTCCTCAAGTGGCAGAGGGTAGCAAAACCTGTGATTATTGTCAGTTTGCCAAACGGTGCGAGCGCACACAAGTTCCCGAAGAAGCAGTGAAAGACTCATTGCCCAATTTTGACAGCATTCAAGAAATCTCACTCAACCCCATACATTAA
- the def gene encoding peptide deformylase yields the protein MPSEIAVEKKKLKNPPLELHYLGDRVLRQAAKRVSKVDDELRRMVREMLQTMYSKDGIGLAAPQVGIHKQLIVIDLEPENAANPPLVLINPTIKQVSRDISVAEEGCLSIPNVYLDVKRPEVVEIAYKDEYGRPRTLKANALLGRCIQHEMDHLNGVVFVDRVENSLTLAQELSKNGFSYQAVKPIA from the coding sequence ATGCCTTCTGAAATTGCTGTAGAGAAAAAAAAGTTAAAAAATCCACCTTTGGAGCTTCATTATTTAGGCGATCGCGTGCTGCGTCAAGCTGCAAAGCGGGTTTCTAAAGTAGATGACGAACTTCGCCGGATGGTGCGGGAAATGCTGCAAACTATGTACAGCAAAGATGGCATTGGTTTGGCTGCCCCCCAAGTGGGAATTCACAAACAACTAATTGTCATCGACCTGGAACCAGAGAACGCAGCTAATCCGCCTTTGGTGTTAATTAACCCCACCATTAAACAAGTCAGCCGCGACATCTCTGTTGCCGAAGAAGGATGCTTAAGCATTCCTAACGTATATCTAGACGTAAAGCGTCCTGAAGTCGTGGAGATAGCCTATAAAGACGAATATGGCCGTCCTCGAACATTAAAGGCTAATGCCCTTTTAGGACGCTGCATTCAGCACGAGATGGATCACCTCAACGGTGTGGTATTTGTAGACCGTGTAGAAAACTCCTTGACTTTAGCCCAGGAGCTATCTAAAAATGGCTTCTCGTATCAAGCGGTGAAACCAATAGCATAG
- a CDS encoding ABC transporter permease produces the protein MFKSFTKLDYLLKETFLGLLRGGWMNWAAVSTVTVLLFLFGLSLQTSWQVEKLLYQFGSQLEVSVYLEPDARAENIEPLIAKMPEVAAMQTITKEQAWTKLVKEMRISDIEGATQQLGENPLVDEMKVKARNSQVVPTLATQLAKLPGVETVEYIDEAVKRIAQLHRGLNWITLTITIILTLTAIAVTTTTIRLIVMARRQEIEIMQLVGATSAWIYLPFILQGIAFGLVGGAIAWSFISVIQQFLGKLLANQPEFIQVISNGVQLTPAQVLLLPLILLSFGAAVGLMGSLFAVRSFAKG, from the coding sequence GTGTTTAAATCTTTTACGAAACTAGACTATCTGCTTAAAGAAACTTTCCTCGGTTTGCTGCGGGGAGGTTGGATGAATTGGGCAGCTGTAAGTACTGTGACAGTGTTACTGTTTTTATTTGGTTTGAGTTTGCAAACCTCTTGGCAAGTCGAAAAACTACTCTATCAGTTCGGTAGTCAGCTAGAAGTATCAGTTTATCTTGAACCGGATGCACGGGCCGAAAACATTGAGCCACTGATCGCAAAAATGCCAGAGGTTGCGGCGATGCAAACCATTACCAAAGAGCAAGCTTGGACTAAGTTAGTTAAGGAAATGAGAATTTCTGATATTGAGGGTGCTACGCAGCAGCTAGGTGAGAATCCTTTAGTTGACGAGATGAAGGTGAAAGCGCGTAATTCTCAAGTTGTACCAACTTTAGCAACGCAACTGGCTAAGTTACCGGGAGTTGAGACGGTGGAGTATATCGATGAAGCAGTTAAACGCATTGCCCAGTTGCACCGGGGTCTGAACTGGATTACTTTAACAATTACAATTATTCTGACCCTAACAGCGATCGCAGTGACTACAACCACAATTCGGTTGATTGTGATGGCGCGACGGCAAGAAATTGAAATTATGCAACTAGTGGGAGCAACCTCAGCTTGGATTTACCTGCCGTTTATTTTACAAGGAATTGCTTTTGGTTTAGTTGGTGGTGCGATCGCTTGGAGTTTCATTTCTGTGATTCAACAGTTTCTTGGTAAATTGCTAGCCAATCAACCTGAGTTTATTCAAGTTATCAGCAATGGTGTGCAACTCACTCCAGCCCAAGTTTTACTATTACCCTTGATTCTCTTGAGTTTCGGTGCAGCTGTAGGATTAATGGGAAGCTTATTTGCAGTCCGAAGTTTTGCTAAAGGTTAG
- a CDS encoding DUF3598 family protein, with product MKSQWECFLQNLGVWEGSFTNFSPQGTLLNDTSSRLCLEGLNNNQTVRLTLSRSGKDDVIREFRSVGGGLLFFENGSFSEGLIQLGPFSEFGGELAFVHENRRLRLVQLFDKNGHLNGLTLIREHLAGTPVAERPLLQIHDLLGEWRGQAVTIYRDLRPPDIYSTTLKIQLDDARRLIQSTSFGDRTITSTATIKGSIILFDQDPEKQVQVLLLPDGASATSPLKVQLRQPLFLEAGWLIQPNLRQRMIRSYNDKGEWVSLTLVTEERV from the coding sequence ATGAAATCACAATGGGAATGTTTTCTGCAAAATCTTGGTGTATGGGAAGGTTCATTTACCAATTTTTCTCCCCAAGGTACGCTTCTGAACGATACTTCTAGCCGTCTTTGCCTAGAAGGTTTGAACAATAACCAGACAGTACGCCTAACTCTAAGCCGTTCGGGAAAGGATGATGTAATCAGAGAATTTAGGTCTGTGGGAGGAGGTCTGCTATTTTTTGAAAATGGTTCATTTTCTGAAGGTTTAATCCAGCTAGGGCCATTTTCTGAATTTGGTGGAGAACTCGCTTTTGTTCATGAAAATCGCCGCTTACGTCTGGTACAACTGTTTGATAAAAATGGTCATCTAAATGGACTAACTCTCATTCGAGAACATCTAGCTGGAACCCCGGTAGCAGAACGTCCCCTTTTGCAGATACATGACTTGTTAGGAGAATGGCGAGGACAAGCAGTGACAATATATCGAGATTTGCGTCCGCCTGATATTTACTCTACAACTTTGAAAATACAACTTGATGATGCTAGGCGATTAATTCAAAGTACTTCTTTTGGCGATCGCACAATTACCTCAACTGCTACTATCAAAGGTTCTATCATCCTCTTTGACCAAGATCCAGAAAAACAGGTACAAGTATTATTGTTACCTGATGGCGCTTCTGCAACTTCTCCCCTCAAGGTGCAATTACGTCAACCCTTATTTTTGGAAGCGGGTTGGTTAATCCAGCCAAATCTGCGCCAGAGGATGATTCGTAGCTATAACGACAAAGGCGAATGGGTTAGTCTGACATTAGTTACTGAAGAAAGGGTGTAA
- a CDS encoding DUF3368 domain-containing protein: MIVISDTSAITNLAAIQHLQLLPQLYTQVTIPEAVYCELTDIDLPVPGNSEVQTASWLEVRKVLNREIVERLRDEVRLDPGESEAIALTLELSADLLLIDERRGRAEANRLGLRITGLLGILIEAKHQNLIVAVKPLMDALITTSEFRVSPALYNQILNMVNEA; this comes from the coding sequence GTGATTGTTATCAGTGATACGTCGGCGATCACCAATTTAGCGGCAATTCAACACTTGCAACTTCTGCCTCAACTCTACACTCAAGTCACCATTCCCGAAGCAGTATATTGTGAGCTTACCGATATCGATCTTCCCGTTCCTGGAAACTCTGAAGTTCAAACTGCTTCTTGGCTGGAAGTGCGAAAAGTTTTAAACCGCGAGATTGTTGAACGCCTTCGAGATGAGGTGAGATTAGATCCTGGAGAGTCTGAGGCGATCGCCCTTACCTTAGAACTGAGTGCTGATTTACTATTGATTGATGAACGTCGGGGTCGAGCAGAAGCTAATCGCCTGGGGTTAAGGATTACTGGATTGCTGGGTATTTTGATTGAGGCGAAACATCAAAATCTCATAGTTGCTGTCAAACCGTTGATGGATGCCTTAATTACTACATCAGAGTTTAGAGTTTCTCCAGCCCTATACAATCAGATTTTAAATATGGTAAATGAAGCCTGA
- a CDS encoding UPF0175 family protein produces the protein MSIVISDEILQASQLTPSEFCQEIALFLFQTGRLTIGYASQLADMQPNTFRQLLKQRNIPLYSYDVEDFELDLKNLRELGRL, from the coding sequence ATGAGTATTGTAATCTCAGACGAAATTCTACAAGCATCTCAGCTTACCCCAAGCGAGTTTTGTCAAGAAATTGCGCTGTTCCTATTCCAGACAGGACGCTTAACGATAGGCTATGCCAGTCAGCTAGCGGATATGCAACCCAATACCTTTCGCCAACTCCTCAAGCAGCGAAATATCCCTCTCTACTCCTACGACGTTGAGGACTTTGAATTGGATTTGAAAAACCTGCGAGAGCTTGGAAGGCTGTGA
- a CDS encoding type II toxin-antitoxin system HicB family antitoxin codes for MNRYSMILQWSDEDQLFLVTIPEFGDRVIMPCTHGKTREEAIHNGEEVIEMYLEAWEVEGESIPQPSTLQIA; via the coding sequence ATGAATCGATACAGTATGATTCTTCAATGGTCTGATGAAGATCAACTTTTCCTAGTTACGATTCCAGAGTTTGGCGATCGCGTTATTATGCCTTGCACTCACGGCAAAACTCGTGAAGAAGCTATTCATAATGGTGAAGAAGTGATTGAAATGTATTTGGAAGCTTGGGAAGTAGAAGGTGAATCGATTCCTCAACCTAGCACACTTCAAATTGCCTGA
- a CDS encoding BrnA antitoxin family protein: MSVNDLNNTSRTDWAALEAMTDEDIDYSDTPPLNDKFFENATLRIPATRASDLIQLDPEVITWFREQGTEYKTLINSVLRRYIENNGDRGAG; the protein is encoded by the coding sequence ATGAGCGTCAACGACTTGAACAATACCTCACGTACTGATTGGGCTGCATTAGAGGCGATGACGGATGAGGACATTGATTACTCAGACACCCCACCTTTGAACGATAAGTTTTTTGAAAATGCCACGCTGAGGATTCCCGCAACACGAGCCAGTGACCTGATTCAGTTAGATCCAGAAGTGATAACGTGGTTTCGTGAACAAGGTACAGAGTACAAAACACTGATTAACTCAGTTTTGCGCCGTTACATTGAAAACAATGGCGATCGGGGCGCAGGCTAA
- the aat gene encoding leucyl/phenylalanyl-tRNA--protein transferase, giving the protein MQYDIAAIVEGYAQGYFLMADERDRLSWYGSRDRTFIPLDDRFRYPKSLQRVLNQERFTVAINRDFQAVVAGCADRETTWISPELEKIYWLLYQSGYAFSFETWQGDELAGGILGIVIGGAFIGESMFYRIPEGSKVAMVKLVERLRQRKFVFFDAQMMNPHLERFGAYRVEDEEYQNLLKQALHRHCSLV; this is encoded by the coding sequence ATGCAATATGATATCGCCGCTATTGTTGAGGGCTATGCACAAGGCTATTTTCTCATGGCTGATGAGCGCGATCGCCTGAGTTGGTACGGAAGTCGCGATCGGACTTTTATTCCATTGGATGATCGGTTTCGTTATCCCAAGTCTTTGCAGCGCGTTTTGAATCAAGAACGGTTTACTGTGGCAATTAATCGGGACTTCCAAGCTGTAGTCGCTGGGTGTGCTGACAGAGAGACAACTTGGATTTCACCGGAATTGGAAAAGATTTACTGGCTACTTTACCAAAGTGGTTATGCTTTTAGTTTTGAAACTTGGCAGGGTGACGAATTAGCTGGGGGAATTTTGGGGATTGTCATTGGTGGGGCTTTCATTGGCGAGTCGATGTTTTACCGTATTCCTGAAGGCTCTAAGGTAGCGATGGTTAAATTGGTGGAAAGATTGCGTCAGAGGAAATTTGTATTTTTTGATGCCCAAATGATGAATCCGCATTTGGAGAGGTTTGGCGCTTATCGGGTTGAGGATGAAGAGTATCAAAATTTACTCAAGCAAGCATTGCACCGTCATTGTAGTTTAGTGTGA
- the rpsN gene encoding 30S ribosomal protein S14 codes for MAKKSMIEREKKRTRLIEKYADKREALLDEFRSAASPLDKLEIHRKIQQLPRNSAPTRHRNRCWLTGRSRGVYRDFGLSRNVLREWAHEGLLPGVVKSSW; via the coding sequence ATGGCTAAAAAGAGCATGATTGAGCGCGAGAAAAAGCGCACCAGGTTGATAGAAAAGTATGCTGACAAGCGGGAAGCCCTTTTGGATGAGTTCAGAAGTGCAGCATCTCCTTTGGATAAGCTAGAAATCCACCGGAAGATTCAACAGCTACCCCGGAATAGTGCGCCCACCCGCCACCGCAACCGTTGCTGGTTGACTGGTCGTTCTAGAGGAGTTTACCGCGATTTCGGACTCTCTCGGAACGTACTACGAGAATGGGCGCATGAAGGTCTTTTGCCTGGAGTTGTTAAGTCTAGCTGGTAG